Proteins found in one Syngnathus acus chromosome 9, fSynAcu1.2, whole genome shotgun sequence genomic segment:
- the LOC119126739 gene encoding 2-oxoglutarate dehydrogenase, mitochondrial isoform X3, with the protein MLRLRTCAARLRPLGASQAARTAGPRRPAAGAKTSGPVRCYAAPVASEPFLNGTSSNYVEEMYFAWLENPKSVHKSWDVFFRNANAGAPPGAAYQSPLGLSVAPQLSSLVGARPNVEKLVEDHLAVQSLIRAYQVMGHHNAHLDPLGISCVNFDDAPVNSGFQDVGFYGLDESDLEKVFRLPTTTFIGGSESALPLKDIIRRLEMAYCQHIGVEFMFINDLEQCQWIRQKFETPGVMQFSLEEKRTLLARMVRSTRFEEFLQKKWSAEKRFGLEGCESLIPALKTIIDMSSGSGVEYVIMGMPHRGRLNVLANVIRKELEQIFCQFDSKLEAADEGSGDVKYHLGMYHRRINRVTDRNITLSLVANPSHLEAADPVVQGKTKAEQFYCGDDDGNRVMSILIHGDAAFAGQGIVYETFHLSDLPSYTTHGTVHVVVNNQIGFTTDPRMARSSPYPTDVARVVNAPIFHVNADDPEAVIYVCKVAAEWRATFHKDVVVDLVCYRRMGHNEMDEPMFTQPLMYKQIKKQKPVLLKYAEKLIADGSVTRQEYEEEIAKYDKICEEAHARSKDEKILHIKHWLDSPWPGFFTLDGQPKSMSCPSTGLTEENLNHIGQVASSVPVEDFTIHGGLSRILKGRAAMVGQRTVDWALGEYMAFGSLLKEGIHVRLSGQDVERGTFSHRHHVLHDQNVDKRICIPMNHLAPDQAPYTVCNSSLSEYGVLGFELGFAMASPNALILWEAQFGDFHNTAQCIIDQFICPGQAKWVRQNGIVLLLPHGMEGMGPEHSSARPERFLQMCNDDPDIMPALSDDFAVRQLYDCNWIVVNCSNPGNYFHVIRRQILLPFRKPLIVFTPKSLLRHPEARSSFDEMLPGSEFKRLIPEEGMAAQRPEEVKRLIFCTGKVYYELIKERKNRDMEATVAIARVEQLSPFPFDQVEAESKRFANADLVWCQEEHKNQGYYDYVKPRIRTTIQRAKPVWYAGRGPAAAPATGNKNTHLLELRRLLDSAFGLDAFQDQQ; encoded by the exons ATGCTTCGCTTAAGGACTTGCGCGGCGCGCTTGCGCCCGCTCGGCGCCTCTCAGGCGGCTCGGACCGCAGGCCCGCGGCGGCCCGCGGCAGGCGCTAAGACGTCTGGGCCCGTAAGGTGCTACGCGGCGCCCGTGGCTTCAGAGCCCTTCCTGAACGGGACCAGTTCCAACTATGTGGAGGAGATGTACTTTGCCTGGCTGGAGAACCCTAAGAGTGTTCACAAG TCGTGGGATGTGTTTTTCCGCAACGCTAACGCCGGCGCCCCGCCTGGGGCCGCCTACCAGTCCCCTCTGGGCCTGTCGGTCGCCCCTCAGCTCTCCTCCCTGGTGGGAGCCCGGCCCAACGTGGAGAAGCTGGTGGAGGACCACCTAGCCGTGCAGTCCCTCATCCGTGCCTATCAG gTGATGGGTCATCACAATGCCCATTTGGACCCGCTGGGCATCAGCTGTGTGAATTTTGATGACGCTCCCGTCAATAGTGGCTTCCAGGATGTCG GCTTCTACGGCCTGGACGAGTCAGATCTGGAGAAGGTCTTCAGGCTTCCCACCACCACCTTCATCGGAGGATCCGAGAGCGCTCTGCCCTTGAAGGACATCATCCGACGACTGGAG ATGGCGTACTGTCAGCACATTGGTGTGGAGTTCATGTTCATCAACGACCTGGAGCAGTGTCAGTGGATCCGGCAAAAGTTTGAGACGCCGGGCGTCATGCAGTTCAGCCTGGAGGAGAAAAGAACTCTGCTGGCCCGTATGGTGCGGTCCACCAG GTTCGAGGAGTTCCTGCAGAAGAAGTGGTCGGCCGAGAAGCGCTTCGGCCTGGAGGGATGCGAGTCTCTCATCCCGGCTCTCAAGACCATCATTGACATGTCGTCTGGGAGCGGGGTGGAGTACGTCATCATGGGCATGCCTCATAG GGGCCGTCTTAACGTTTTGGCCAACGTGATCCGTAAAGAACTGGAGCAGATCTTCTGTCAGTTTGACTCTAAGCTGGAAGCGGCAGACGAG GGTTCCGGGGACGTCAAGTACCACCTGGGCATGTACCACCGCAGGATCAACCGCGTGACCGACCGCAACATCACCTTGTCCCTGGTGGCCAACCCCTCGCACCTGGAGGCGGCCGACCCGGTGGTGCAGGGGAAGACCAAGGCCGAGCAGTTTTATTGCGGGGATGACGACGGCAACCGG GTGATGTCCATCCTCATCCACGGAGACGCCGCCTTCGCCGGTCAGGGCATCGTGTACGAGACCTTCCATCTGTCTGACCTGCCGTCCTACACCACGCACGGCACCGTGCATGTGGTGGTCAACAACCAG ATCGGCTTCACCACGGATCCGCGCATGGCTCGCTCGTCACCGTACCCGACGGACGTGGCGCGCGTGGTCAACGCTCCCATCTTTCACGTCAACGCCGACGACCCGGAGGCGGTCATCTACGTGTGCAAGGTGGCGGCAGAGTGGCGGGCCACCTTCCACAAGGACGTGGTGGTGGACCTAGTGTGCTACCGGCGCATGGGCCACAACGAGATGGACGAGCCCATGTTCACGCAGCCGCTCATGTACAAGCAAATCAAGAAGCAGAAACCCGTCCTGCTCAAGTACGCTGAGAAGCTCATCGCTGACGGAAGCGTGACCCGACAGGAGTACGAG GAGGAGATCGCCAAGTACGACAAGATCTGCGAGGAGGCCCACGCTCGCTCCAAGGATGAGAAGATCCTACACATCAAGCACTGGCTGGACTCACCGTGGCCCG GTTTCTTCACGCTCGATGGCCAGCCCAAGTCCATGAGCTGCCCCTCCACCGGATTGACCGAGGAGAACCTCAACCACATCGGACAAGTGGCCTCTTCTGTACCCGTGGAGGACTTCACCATCCATGGAG GTCTGAGCCGCATCCTGAAGGGTCGCGCGGCAATGGTTGGTCAGCGAACGGTGGACTGGGCCCTGGGGGAGTACATGGCCTTCGGCTCTCTGCTGAAGGAAGGCATCCACGTGCGCCTTTCGGGCCAGGACGTGGAGCGGGGCACCTTCAG CCACCGTCATCACGTCCTCCATGATCAGAACGTGGACAAAAGAATCTGCATCCCCATGAACCACCTGGCCCCAGACCAGGCGCCCTACACCGTCTGCAACAGCTCCCTGTCAGAGTACGGTGTCCTGG GCTTCGAGCTGGGATTCGCCATGGCCAGCCCCAACGCACTGATTCTGTGGGAGGCGCAGTTTGGCGACTTCCACAACACGGCGCAGTGCATCATCGACCAGTTCATTTGCCCCGGCCAGGCCAAGTGGGTCCGGCAGAACGGCatcgtgctgctgctgccgcacGGCATGGAGGGCATG GGTCCCGAACATTCTTCGGCTCGCCCGGAGAGGTTCCTCCAGATGTGCAACGACGACCCCGACATCATGCCT GCGCTGAGCGACGACTTTGCTGTGCGTCAGTTGTATGACTGCAATTGGATTGTGGTCAACTGCTCCAATCCGGGCAATTATTTCCACGTCATCCGCCGGCAGATCCTGCTGCCCTTCAGGAAGCCG CTGATTGTGTTCACTCCCAAGTCGTTGCTGCGCCACCCAGAAGCCAGGTCCAGTTTTGACGAGATGCTGCCAG GAAGCGAGTTCAAGAGGTTGATCCCCGAGGAGGGCATGGCAGCCCAGCGTCCCGAGGAGGTCAAGAGGTTAATCTTCTGCACGGGCAAAGTTTACTACGAGCTCATCAAGGAGAGGAAGAACCGCGACATGGAAGCCACGGTCGCCATAGCGCGCGTCGAGCAG TTGTCTCCGTTCCCGTTCGACCAAGTGGAGGCGGAGTCGAAGCGCTTTGCCAACGCCGACCTGGTGTGGTGCCAGGAGGAGCACAAGAACCAAGGCTACTACGACTATGTCAAACCTCGCATCAGGACCACCATCCAGAGGGCCAAGCCCGTCTG GTACGCCGGTCGCGGCCCCGCTGCTGCGCCAGCTACGGGTAACAAGAACACTCACCTTCTGGAGCTACGCCGTTTGTTGGACAGCGCCTTTGGTCTGGACGCCTTTCAGGACCAGCAGTAG
- the LOC119126739 gene encoding 2-oxoglutarate dehydrogenase, mitochondrial isoform X4: MLRLRTCAARLRPLGASQAARTAGPRRPAAGAKTSGPVRCYAAPVASEPFLNGTSSNYVEEMYFAWLENPKSVHKSWDVFFRNANAGAPPGAAYQSPLGLSVAPQLSSLVGARPNVEKLVEDHLAVQSLIRAYQVMGHHNAHLDPLGISCVNFDDAPIRGHQVAQLDPLGIMDADLDSCVPTDIITSSDKLDAVKDRLKLLTVGGFYGLDESDLEKVFRLPTTTFIGGSESALPLKDIIRRLEMAYCQHIGVEFMFINDLEQCQWIRQKFETPGVMQFSLEEKRTLLARMVRSTRFEEFLQKKWSAEKRFGLEGCESLIPALKTIIDMSSGSGVEYVIMGMPHRGRLNVLANVIRKELEQIFCQFDSKLEAADEGSGDVKYHLGMYHRRINRVTDRNITLSLVANPSHLEAADPVVQGKTKAEQFYCGDDDGNRVMSILIHGDAAFAGQGIVYETFHLSDLPSYTTHGTVHVVVNNQIGFTTDPRMARSSPYPTDVARVVNAPIFHVNADDPEAVIYVCKVAAEWRATFHKDVVVDLVCYRRMGHNEMDEPMFTQPLMYKQIKKQKPVLLKYAEKLIADGSVTRQEYEEEIAKYDKICEEAHARSKDEKILHIKHWLDSPWPGFFTLDGQPKSMSCPSTGLTEENLNHIGQVASSVPVEDFTIHGGLSRILKGRAAMVGQRTVDWALGEYMAFGSLLKEGIHVRLSGQDVERGTFSHRHHVLHDQNVDKRICIPMNHLAPDQAPYTVCNSSLSEYGVLGFELGFAMASPNALILWEAQFGDFHNTAQCIIDQFICPGQAKWVRQNGIVLLLPHGMEGMGPEHSSARPERFLQMCNDDPDIMPALSDDFAVRQLYDCNWIVVNCSNPGNYFHVIRRQILLPFRKPLIVFTPKSLLRHPEARSSFDEMLPGSEFKRLIPEEGMAAQRPEEVKRLIFCTGKVYYELIKERKNRDMEATVAIARVEQLSPFPFDQVEAESKRFANADLVWCQEEHKNQGYYDYVKPRIRTTIQRAKPVWYAGRGPAAAPATGNKNTHLLELRRLLDSAFGLDAFQDQQ, translated from the exons ATGCTTCGCTTAAGGACTTGCGCGGCGCGCTTGCGCCCGCTCGGCGCCTCTCAGGCGGCTCGGACCGCAGGCCCGCGGCGGCCCGCGGCAGGCGCTAAGACGTCTGGGCCCGTAAGGTGCTACGCGGCGCCCGTGGCTTCAGAGCCCTTCCTGAACGGGACCAGTTCCAACTATGTGGAGGAGATGTACTTTGCCTGGCTGGAGAACCCTAAGAGTGTTCACAAG TCGTGGGATGTGTTTTTCCGCAACGCTAACGCCGGCGCCCCGCCTGGGGCCGCCTACCAGTCCCCTCTGGGCCTGTCGGTCGCCCCTCAGCTCTCCTCCCTGGTGGGAGCCCGGCCCAACGTGGAGAAGCTGGTGGAGGACCACCTAGCCGTGCAGTCCCTCATCCGTGCCTATCAG gTGATGGGTCATCACAATGCCCATTTGGACCCGCTGGGCATCAGCTGTGTGAATTTTGATGACGCTCCC ATTCGCGGTCACCAGGTGGCCCAGTTGGACCCGCTCGGCATCATGGACGCTGATCTGGACTCGTGCGTGCCCACTGACATTATCACGTCCTCCGACAAGCTGG ACGCAGTCAAGGATCGGCTGAAACTCCTCACGGTCGGAG GCTTCTACGGCCTGGACGAGTCAGATCTGGAGAAGGTCTTCAGGCTTCCCACCACCACCTTCATCGGAGGATCCGAGAGCGCTCTGCCCTTGAAGGACATCATCCGACGACTGGAG ATGGCGTACTGTCAGCACATTGGTGTGGAGTTCATGTTCATCAACGACCTGGAGCAGTGTCAGTGGATCCGGCAAAAGTTTGAGACGCCGGGCGTCATGCAGTTCAGCCTGGAGGAGAAAAGAACTCTGCTGGCCCGTATGGTGCGGTCCACCAG GTTCGAGGAGTTCCTGCAGAAGAAGTGGTCGGCCGAGAAGCGCTTCGGCCTGGAGGGATGCGAGTCTCTCATCCCGGCTCTCAAGACCATCATTGACATGTCGTCTGGGAGCGGGGTGGAGTACGTCATCATGGGCATGCCTCATAG GGGCCGTCTTAACGTTTTGGCCAACGTGATCCGTAAAGAACTGGAGCAGATCTTCTGTCAGTTTGACTCTAAGCTGGAAGCGGCAGACGAG GGTTCCGGGGACGTCAAGTACCACCTGGGCATGTACCACCGCAGGATCAACCGCGTGACCGACCGCAACATCACCTTGTCCCTGGTGGCCAACCCCTCGCACCTGGAGGCGGCCGACCCGGTGGTGCAGGGGAAGACCAAGGCCGAGCAGTTTTATTGCGGGGATGACGACGGCAACCGG GTGATGTCCATCCTCATCCACGGAGACGCCGCCTTCGCCGGTCAGGGCATCGTGTACGAGACCTTCCATCTGTCTGACCTGCCGTCCTACACCACGCACGGCACCGTGCATGTGGTGGTCAACAACCAG ATCGGCTTCACCACGGATCCGCGCATGGCTCGCTCGTCACCGTACCCGACGGACGTGGCGCGCGTGGTCAACGCTCCCATCTTTCACGTCAACGCCGACGACCCGGAGGCGGTCATCTACGTGTGCAAGGTGGCGGCAGAGTGGCGGGCCACCTTCCACAAGGACGTGGTGGTGGACCTAGTGTGCTACCGGCGCATGGGCCACAACGAGATGGACGAGCCCATGTTCACGCAGCCGCTCATGTACAAGCAAATCAAGAAGCAGAAACCCGTCCTGCTCAAGTACGCTGAGAAGCTCATCGCTGACGGAAGCGTGACCCGACAGGAGTACGAG GAGGAGATCGCCAAGTACGACAAGATCTGCGAGGAGGCCCACGCTCGCTCCAAGGATGAGAAGATCCTACACATCAAGCACTGGCTGGACTCACCGTGGCCCG GTTTCTTCACGCTCGATGGCCAGCCCAAGTCCATGAGCTGCCCCTCCACCGGATTGACCGAGGAGAACCTCAACCACATCGGACAAGTGGCCTCTTCTGTACCCGTGGAGGACTTCACCATCCATGGAG GTCTGAGCCGCATCCTGAAGGGTCGCGCGGCAATGGTTGGTCAGCGAACGGTGGACTGGGCCCTGGGGGAGTACATGGCCTTCGGCTCTCTGCTGAAGGAAGGCATCCACGTGCGCCTTTCGGGCCAGGACGTGGAGCGGGGCACCTTCAG CCACCGTCATCACGTCCTCCATGATCAGAACGTGGACAAAAGAATCTGCATCCCCATGAACCACCTGGCCCCAGACCAGGCGCCCTACACCGTCTGCAACAGCTCCCTGTCAGAGTACGGTGTCCTGG GCTTCGAGCTGGGATTCGCCATGGCCAGCCCCAACGCACTGATTCTGTGGGAGGCGCAGTTTGGCGACTTCCACAACACGGCGCAGTGCATCATCGACCAGTTCATTTGCCCCGGCCAGGCCAAGTGGGTCCGGCAGAACGGCatcgtgctgctgctgccgcacGGCATGGAGGGCATG GGTCCCGAACATTCTTCGGCTCGCCCGGAGAGGTTCCTCCAGATGTGCAACGACGACCCCGACATCATGCCT GCGCTGAGCGACGACTTTGCTGTGCGTCAGTTGTATGACTGCAATTGGATTGTGGTCAACTGCTCCAATCCGGGCAATTATTTCCACGTCATCCGCCGGCAGATCCTGCTGCCCTTCAGGAAGCCG CTGATTGTGTTCACTCCCAAGTCGTTGCTGCGCCACCCAGAAGCCAGGTCCAGTTTTGACGAGATGCTGCCAG GAAGCGAGTTCAAGAGGTTGATCCCCGAGGAGGGCATGGCAGCCCAGCGTCCCGAGGAGGTCAAGAGGTTAATCTTCTGCACGGGCAAAGTTTACTACGAGCTCATCAAGGAGAGGAAGAACCGCGACATGGAAGCCACGGTCGCCATAGCGCGCGTCGAGCAG TTGTCTCCGTTCCCGTTCGACCAAGTGGAGGCGGAGTCGAAGCGCTTTGCCAACGCCGACCTGGTGTGGTGCCAGGAGGAGCACAAGAACCAAGGCTACTACGACTATGTCAAACCTCGCATCAGGACCACCATCCAGAGGGCCAAGCCCGTCTG GTACGCCGGTCGCGGCCCCGCTGCTGCGCCAGCTACGGGTAACAAGAACACTCACCTTCTGGAGCTACGCCGTTTGTTGGACAGCGCCTTTGGTCTGGACGCCTTTCAGGACCAGCAGTAG
- the LOC119126739 gene encoding 2-oxoglutarate dehydrogenase, mitochondrial isoform X1, translating to MLRLRTCAARLRPLGASQAARTAGPRRPAAGAKTSGPVRCYAAPVASEPFLNGTSSNYVEEMYFAWLENPKSVHKSWDVFFRNANAGAPPGAAYQSPLGLSVAPQLSSLVGARPNVEKLVEDHLAVQSLIRAYQIRGHQVAQLDPLGIMDADLDSCVPTDIITSSDKLDAVKDRLKLLTVGGFYGLDESDLEKVFRLPTTTFIGGSESALPLKDIIRRLEMAYCQHIGVEFMFINDLEQCQWIRQKFETPGVMQFSLEEKRTLLARMVRSTRFEEFLQKKWSAEKRFGLEGCESLIPALKTIIDMSSGSGVEYVIMGMPHRGRLNVLANVIRKELEQIFCQFDSKLEAADEGSGDVKYHLGMYHRRINRVTDRNITLSLVANPSHLEAADPVVQGKTKAEQFYCGDDDGNRVMSILIHGDAAFAGQGIVYETFHLSDLPSYTTHGTVHVVVNNQIGFTTDPRMARSSPYPTDVARVVNAPIFHVNADDPEAVIYVCKVAAEWRATFHKDVVVDLVCYRRMGHNEMDEPMFTQPLMYKQIKKQKPVLLKYAEKLIADGSVTRQEYEEEIAKYDKICEEAHARSKDEKILHIKHWLDSPWPGFFTLDGQPKSMSCPSTGLTEENLNHIGQVASSVPVEDFTIHGGLSRILKGRAAMVGQRTVDWALGEYMAFGSLLKEGIHVRLSGQDVERGTFSHRHHVLHDQNVDKRICIPMNHLAPDQAPYTVCNSSLSEYGVLGFELGFAMASPNALILWEAQFGDFHNTAQCIIDQFICPGQAKWVRQNGIVLLLPHGMEGMGPEHSSARPERFLQMCNDDPDIMPALSDDFAVRQLYDCNWIVVNCSNPGNYFHVIRRQILLPFRKPLIVFTPKSLLRHPEARSSFDEMLPGSEFKRLIPEEGMAAQRPEEVKRLIFCTGKVYYELIKERKNRDMEATVAIARVEQLSPFPFDQVEAESKRFANADLVWCQEEHKNQGYYDYVKPRIRTTIQRAKPVWYAGRGPAAAPATGNKNTHLLELRRLLDSAFGLDAFQDQQ from the exons ATGCTTCGCTTAAGGACTTGCGCGGCGCGCTTGCGCCCGCTCGGCGCCTCTCAGGCGGCTCGGACCGCAGGCCCGCGGCGGCCCGCGGCAGGCGCTAAGACGTCTGGGCCCGTAAGGTGCTACGCGGCGCCCGTGGCTTCAGAGCCCTTCCTGAACGGGACCAGTTCCAACTATGTGGAGGAGATGTACTTTGCCTGGCTGGAGAACCCTAAGAGTGTTCACAAG TCGTGGGATGTGTTTTTCCGCAACGCTAACGCCGGCGCCCCGCCTGGGGCCGCCTACCAGTCCCCTCTGGGCCTGTCGGTCGCCCCTCAGCTCTCCTCCCTGGTGGGAGCCCGGCCCAACGTGGAGAAGCTGGTGGAGGACCACCTAGCCGTGCAGTCCCTCATCCGTGCCTATCAG ATTCGCGGTCACCAGGTGGCCCAGTTGGACCCGCTCGGCATCATGGACGCTGATCTGGACTCGTGCGTGCCCACTGACATTATCACGTCCTCCGACAAGCTGG ACGCAGTCAAGGATCGGCTGAAACTCCTCACGGTCGGAG GCTTCTACGGCCTGGACGAGTCAGATCTGGAGAAGGTCTTCAGGCTTCCCACCACCACCTTCATCGGAGGATCCGAGAGCGCTCTGCCCTTGAAGGACATCATCCGACGACTGGAG ATGGCGTACTGTCAGCACATTGGTGTGGAGTTCATGTTCATCAACGACCTGGAGCAGTGTCAGTGGATCCGGCAAAAGTTTGAGACGCCGGGCGTCATGCAGTTCAGCCTGGAGGAGAAAAGAACTCTGCTGGCCCGTATGGTGCGGTCCACCAG GTTCGAGGAGTTCCTGCAGAAGAAGTGGTCGGCCGAGAAGCGCTTCGGCCTGGAGGGATGCGAGTCTCTCATCCCGGCTCTCAAGACCATCATTGACATGTCGTCTGGGAGCGGGGTGGAGTACGTCATCATGGGCATGCCTCATAG GGGCCGTCTTAACGTTTTGGCCAACGTGATCCGTAAAGAACTGGAGCAGATCTTCTGTCAGTTTGACTCTAAGCTGGAAGCGGCAGACGAG GGTTCCGGGGACGTCAAGTACCACCTGGGCATGTACCACCGCAGGATCAACCGCGTGACCGACCGCAACATCACCTTGTCCCTGGTGGCCAACCCCTCGCACCTGGAGGCGGCCGACCCGGTGGTGCAGGGGAAGACCAAGGCCGAGCAGTTTTATTGCGGGGATGACGACGGCAACCGG GTGATGTCCATCCTCATCCACGGAGACGCCGCCTTCGCCGGTCAGGGCATCGTGTACGAGACCTTCCATCTGTCTGACCTGCCGTCCTACACCACGCACGGCACCGTGCATGTGGTGGTCAACAACCAG ATCGGCTTCACCACGGATCCGCGCATGGCTCGCTCGTCACCGTACCCGACGGACGTGGCGCGCGTGGTCAACGCTCCCATCTTTCACGTCAACGCCGACGACCCGGAGGCGGTCATCTACGTGTGCAAGGTGGCGGCAGAGTGGCGGGCCACCTTCCACAAGGACGTGGTGGTGGACCTAGTGTGCTACCGGCGCATGGGCCACAACGAGATGGACGAGCCCATGTTCACGCAGCCGCTCATGTACAAGCAAATCAAGAAGCAGAAACCCGTCCTGCTCAAGTACGCTGAGAAGCTCATCGCTGACGGAAGCGTGACCCGACAGGAGTACGAG GAGGAGATCGCCAAGTACGACAAGATCTGCGAGGAGGCCCACGCTCGCTCCAAGGATGAGAAGATCCTACACATCAAGCACTGGCTGGACTCACCGTGGCCCG GTTTCTTCACGCTCGATGGCCAGCCCAAGTCCATGAGCTGCCCCTCCACCGGATTGACCGAGGAGAACCTCAACCACATCGGACAAGTGGCCTCTTCTGTACCCGTGGAGGACTTCACCATCCATGGAG GTCTGAGCCGCATCCTGAAGGGTCGCGCGGCAATGGTTGGTCAGCGAACGGTGGACTGGGCCCTGGGGGAGTACATGGCCTTCGGCTCTCTGCTGAAGGAAGGCATCCACGTGCGCCTTTCGGGCCAGGACGTGGAGCGGGGCACCTTCAG CCACCGTCATCACGTCCTCCATGATCAGAACGTGGACAAAAGAATCTGCATCCCCATGAACCACCTGGCCCCAGACCAGGCGCCCTACACCGTCTGCAACAGCTCCCTGTCAGAGTACGGTGTCCTGG GCTTCGAGCTGGGATTCGCCATGGCCAGCCCCAACGCACTGATTCTGTGGGAGGCGCAGTTTGGCGACTTCCACAACACGGCGCAGTGCATCATCGACCAGTTCATTTGCCCCGGCCAGGCCAAGTGGGTCCGGCAGAACGGCatcgtgctgctgctgccgcacGGCATGGAGGGCATG GGTCCCGAACATTCTTCGGCTCGCCCGGAGAGGTTCCTCCAGATGTGCAACGACGACCCCGACATCATGCCT GCGCTGAGCGACGACTTTGCTGTGCGTCAGTTGTATGACTGCAATTGGATTGTGGTCAACTGCTCCAATCCGGGCAATTATTTCCACGTCATCCGCCGGCAGATCCTGCTGCCCTTCAGGAAGCCG CTGATTGTGTTCACTCCCAAGTCGTTGCTGCGCCACCCAGAAGCCAGGTCCAGTTTTGACGAGATGCTGCCAG GAAGCGAGTTCAAGAGGTTGATCCCCGAGGAGGGCATGGCAGCCCAGCGTCCCGAGGAGGTCAAGAGGTTAATCTTCTGCACGGGCAAAGTTTACTACGAGCTCATCAAGGAGAGGAAGAACCGCGACATGGAAGCCACGGTCGCCATAGCGCGCGTCGAGCAG TTGTCTCCGTTCCCGTTCGACCAAGTGGAGGCGGAGTCGAAGCGCTTTGCCAACGCCGACCTGGTGTGGTGCCAGGAGGAGCACAAGAACCAAGGCTACTACGACTATGTCAAACCTCGCATCAGGACCACCATCCAGAGGGCCAAGCCCGTCTG GTACGCCGGTCGCGGCCCCGCTGCTGCGCCAGCTACGGGTAACAAGAACACTCACCTTCTGGAGCTACGCCGTTTGTTGGACAGCGCCTTTGGTCTGGACGCCTTTCAGGACCAGCAGTAG